ATGCCGGAGTGGTGAAACAGGTAGACGCAGGGGACTCAAAATCCCCCGGGCTTTAGCCCATCTCGGTTCGATTCCGAGCTCCGGCACCAAATGAAATCAATAACTTATCCCCCCCCCATGAATACTTCAAAATTACCTACAAATAATCAACTTTCTACTGGCACAAACGTGCCAAAGTCTCCCGTCCAAAAAAGAGGGAGGCGAAAATTGAATATAAGATTATATCAAAGACCAGATTCCAAATATTATTGGATGAAATGGCATTATCAGAGATTATTAAGAAGGAAATTAATAAAGATTTTAAATAATAAGATTTCAGTATATGGTGAAAAACTGCCGCTTAAATTGGACTGTATCACTATCGACTTAATTTCCGGGTGGGAGACTGTAACTAACGAAGGCGGTTTATGAAGAAAGGTGCTGACGTCCGTTTCCATTCCTGGGATATTTCCTCCGGTAGCTGTAGGAAATCAATTTCTTCTTGACGGCGGGACCACAGATAGCATACTGATACAAATTGTTAAATGGCAAGGCACTTAATATATGTTTGCTGCCGATATGACTAAATGTAGCAAGGGCGTAGATAAACTGGATAATGCTCTACAAATTATTTACCGTGTTGAAGATATCGTCACCTATCATCTTACCCGGGAACGTCTGGCCGGGACAGATTTGATTATCCGCCCTAAAGTGCGTCATTTTTCTTGGATGGCAGTTGATCATATCGAAAAGATTATCACTGCTGGGGAACAAACTACCGAAAAAGCCCTGTTACAGGTTCGGCAAATTTCAGGATTTTAGTTGTTTATGAATATTTATTCTCTTCCGGCAATCATTTCCTTTACGGTAAATTTTAGTATCGCTTTTATCGTTTTAATGGAAAAGCCAAAAGCCGCGTTAAATAGATGGTTTGCCGCTTTCATTTTCAGTTTTGCCATTTGGAACCTGGCCGAAGTCCTCATTCTGAATAGCGCTAACCTGTTACCTGCCCTTTTAGGTGCACAAATTCTTTACCGGATCATTTTTTTTGCTCCGGCATTCTATGTAATTATCGCCTATTTGTTTCCTATAAATTTTAATAAATTTGCAACAAATCCGCTTTTTTACATCGCTGTATTTTCACTGCCGGTTCTGGTGCTTAGTTTATCCTTCCCTGATTTTCAGATAGAACTGATTGCCCTTAAAGAAACTCCCCAAATTTACCATTATCACTTTACATCCAGACTCAAACCGACTTTCCTGGTGCTGCTTTTTGTTTCAATAAGTTATATTGTGTGGGGCAGCATAGTTCTGGGGACGAAAATCCGGCGTTTGCGCGCCATCCGCCTTAAAAATCAGACGCGCTTTTTCCTATCCGGGATGATTATTATTTTTATAGGTTTTATAACCATTATTTTAATGAAAGCGCATATCTTCTCCAATCCAGCTTCTTTTTATTTTTTATCCACCATGCTCACTTTTACCATCGCGCTATTTTTCTTTATAGCAATTGTCAAGTTTCATTTGTTCAAACCGAGAAAGCTACTCAGCGGAGGGGTAACTTATTCAGTTCTTTCCGCTTTAACACTTGCCATTTACTTTTTTGTCATCAGGGCGGCCAGTACCAGCCTGGAATTATTTTTTGGAATCAATTCATCCATTTTTGGTGCCATTCTGATTGTTGCCTTAATATTTATAATTTTGCCCTTTCAGAGGCGCCTGCAAACCCTGTTTGATCGAATACTCAATAAAGATCTGCAGCAGTACCGTAAAAATATTCTAATTCTCTTTCGTGAATTGCAGACTTACTATGAAACAATCAAATTCTTTGAAATTATGACCCGGTTTATCATAAAAAACTTTAAATGCGAGGCGGTCTATGTTTTCAGTTACCAGCAGGAATCAGGACACTTTACAGAAATCAGTGCAGAAAATTCTGCTCCGCCCATACCTGAAAACTCTTTTATAATCACTCAGCTAAAACGAAAAAAAAGGGCTATCGAGTTTTATGAGCTCAACCATAGCGAATTAAACGGGAGGTGTCGTCACTTTTTTGAAAATGTTCATGCCAGTTTTTTTTTGCCCCTTATTTCTGAGGATAATCTACTGGCAGTTGTTCTGATTTGCCGCAAAAAATACGGCCTGGAATACAGTGAAATGGAAATGGAGATACTGTCCATTTTAGGCAGTGAAATTGCCGTTTCATTACGTCGAAACCAAATTATTGAAGAAATGCGGGAAAAAGACCGACGGCAATTCCAGACTGAAAAGCTGGCCGCTATCGGCCAACTTACCGCAGGAGTTGCCCATGAAATTCGTAATCCGCTTAATACAATCTCCACTTCGGCCGAAACCCTTTTACAGAAAGACGTTTCCGAAATAGACCAAAACGAACTGAAGCAATTTATTATTGAAGAGGCCAATCGCCTGAACCGCATACTCAGCGATTTTCTCAACCTTACACGAATTAAGCCGACAGCCAATTCAGAAATAGATATGGAAAATATGTTTGAACGGCTTTGTCTGGATCTGCAGAACTCAGATGTGCCGGAGATAACTATCTCTTATAAAATTAACGCGGCTCAAAGCATTTTTAACTGTGATCCGGATTTACTTTTCCAAGTATTACTAAATTTAGGATTAAATGCGCGGGCTGCAATAAAAGAACGATGCCGCAACGAAAAGGAATTTACCTCTCGGCAAGGAATAATTAAATGTGTGATGAGCAGCGATAAGAATCATTTTATCCTTTCGGTTACGGATAATGGCGCCGGCATCCCACTCAAAATCAGAGAATCCATTTATAATCCATTCTTTACAACAAGGGAAAACGGCACCGGTTTGGGGCTTTCCATTGTTCATCAAATTATTGAAGCCTTGTCCGGTTCCATTGAATTTACGTCACAATTAGGACATACATGTTTCACAATTTATTTACCGAAACATGCTATGAAATAAAAAATAAAGGAAACCATGAACTCGTTTGAGCATACTATTTTAGTTGCTGATGATGAAGAAAGAACACGCAAAGTTATAAAAATAAACCTGAAAAATAAATACCGGGTCATTCTGGCCCAAAACGGCAGCGAGGCCATTGAGTATCTTAAAAATGAGGCGATTCATCTGGTGCTTACTGATCTGCGCATGCCGGGACAGGGCGGTCTGGAGTTACTTCAGTACGTACGGCAACACCACAAACATATTCCCGTAATCATTGTTACTGCCTTTGGTTCGGTTGAAAACGCAGTGCAAGCAATGAAGATGGGGGCATACGATTACATCCTTAAACCAATAAAAATAGCTGAACTGCAACCGCTTCTCGAAAAAGCTTTGCAGTATGCTCAATTGCTTAGTGAGAATGTACAGCTGAAAGAACGCCTAAAGAAATATGAAGGTTTCAGGGAGATTATTACGGCCAACCTAAAAATGCAGGCTTTACTTGAAACGCTTAAACAGGTTGCCGCCACTCCGGCTACTGTGCTTATTGAAGGCGAATCCGGAACGGGAAAGCAGTTGGTGGCCGCTTCTGTTCATTACAAGAGCGCCAGGGCCGATAATCCCTTTATTGAGATTAACTGTGGCGCTATTCCTGAAAATCTGCTGGAAAGTGAATTATTCGGCCATGAAAGGGGTGCTTTTACCGGGGCCATCCATACCAAAAAAGGTAAATTTGAACTCGCGGATAAGGGTACTTTATTTTTAGACGAAATCGGAGAATTGCCTTTGGAATTACAGGTTAAGTTACTGCACGTCCTCGAAAATCAGAAATTCACCCGCGTGGGAGGCACACAATATATTAAAACAGATGCCCGTATTGTTGCTGCAACCAATCGTAGATTAACTGAAGAAGTCGAACAAAAGAGATTCCGCAGTGATCTCTATTACCGGTTAAAGGTAGTGTACCTGCAGATACCGCCTTTGCGAGAACGCAAAGAGGATATATCGCTTTTAGTACAATCTTTTACTGAAAAATATAACCGGTTAAACGCTAACGGACAGAGAAACATTGAAATATCAGATGAAGCCTTAAATATCCTGCAGTCGTACAATTGGCCGGGTAATGTGCGTGAATTGGAAAATATCATTCAGCAGGCAATTATCTTTGCCAAAGATGGGCTTATAACTGTAAACACACTTCCACCTGAAATCCGGGAAAATGCCATAAAACCATCCCTGACAAAAGAAGAACTTCGAGATGAAAAAAACAGACGCACCGAAACAATTATACGAGATATTGAATGTAGCTTTTTAAAACGTATTCTCAGTAAAACCAGGGGAAATATTACACGGGCGGCTGAAATTAGCGGCTATGACCGCAGACAAATACAAAACCTTACTAAAAAACATGACATCAACGCGGAAAACTTCAAATAATGTGAAGTCGGATTACACAGTGAATAATCCCCATCTATACTGATTTTCAACAAAATCATAAAAATAACCGCGAAATAACATTTCCCTTTCTCCCCTTTTATTATTTTATTACCGACACAGAAACTACGTATAACTTATTGTTTTTACAAACTATAAGTCGTATCGATTAATATTGGCACAAATTTTGATATATAGAAAGCAGAGTTGATTAAACTAACTTTTAACAAACATAAAGGAGGTGCAAAATGTCTAAATTATGGCAAGCATGGACAAACGGGATTTTGGGAATTTGGCTTTTTATAGCCGCTTTTTTACCCTTCTCTCCAATGGGGAATCTGTGGGATAATCTGATAGTCGGCGTGATCACCGGCATTGCCGGATTTACGATAATTAAAAAGAAACCCTGGCAAGGCTGGACAGCCGGTATCTTGGGAATTTGGTTGATCATCGCCGCGTTCATTCCCCAACTTCAGGCTCATGTAGGCAATATGTGGAACGGGATTATAGTCGGTATACTGCTTATGATAGCTGGTTTTGGTGCTTTTGGGAGCAAAGCTAAGTGACTCACACTAACTGAGTACTAATTAAAATCAGGGATGGTATCAAAAAAACCGGGTCTTTTGATCCGGTTTTTTATTAAAAAACAACCAGGCTAATAAAATTCTTGTCTATCTACGATCATTTTTAAAGATCTACCCAACTAAGCCTGCCCTTTACCCGTAAATTAGCTCTACCCAGTATCGGCACCTTTGAGTGTGAAGCCGTCACACATCAGTTGTAAGTGAGTGTAACCTCGCCACATTAACTGATGACCAGGCGGTGGGTCATTAGAACGTCTCAGGTATCCGCCAAGCTTTGCTATCAGCTTCACTGCGGCGCCGAGGGAAGTGGGAGGAGTAAAACTTCTTTTTTTTACCATAGGCACTCAATACCTTTACTTCCAAATCTGAAAACAAAACTTCGGCAGGCAGCTCAGGGGTCTCTCTTCCTAAAAGAGTCATGAGCATAATTCGCCATGCAATCACCTGATTTATCGCCAACACTCGTTCCAGCCGCTCAGCGGTTTTATTGGCAAGTTCTTTTACCTTGCAACCTGACTTCAGCACTCGGTGCCAGTCTTCGATACGCCAACGAAGACAATACCACTTCACACAATTTTACACATTGTCAGCCGATTGAAGATCAATCGTCGTGAGCAAAAACTATTCAATTGCCTCTGCATTCGCTGGGGGCTTGTCTTCTTTCACATGGACAATCCCTATTTTAATCGGATCCCTGTTTTTATAATATCCTGGGGGATTAAGCTCTATTTATGTAGAGCG
This DNA window, taken from bacterium, encodes the following:
- a CDS encoding SPW repeat protein — protein: MSKLWQAWTNGILGIWLFIAAFLPFSPMGNLWDNLIVGVITGIAGFTIIKKKPWQGWTAGILGIWLIIAAFIPQLQAHVGNMWNGIIVGILLMIAGFGAFGSKAK
- a CDS encoding sigma-54-dependent Fis family transcriptional regulator; this translates as MNSFEHTILVADDEERTRKVIKINLKNKYRVILAQNGSEAIEYLKNEAIHLVLTDLRMPGQGGLELLQYVRQHHKHIPVIIVTAFGSVENAVQAMKMGAYDYILKPIKIAELQPLLEKALQYAQLLSENVQLKERLKKYEGFREIITANLKMQALLETLKQVAATPATVLIEGESGTGKQLVAASVHYKSARADNPFIEINCGAIPENLLESELFGHERGAFTGAIHTKKGKFELADKGTLFLDEIGELPLELQVKLLHVLENQKFTRVGGTQYIKTDARIVAATNRRLTEEVEQKRFRSDLYYRLKVVYLQIPPLRERKEDISLLVQSFTEKYNRLNANGQRNIEISDEALNILQSYNWPGNVRELENIIQQAIIFAKDGLITVNTLPPEIRENAIKPSLTKEELRDEKNRRTETIIRDIECSFLKRILSKTRGNITRAAEISGYDRRQIQNLTKKHDINAENFK